The following coding sequences are from one Vulgatibacter sp. window:
- a CDS encoding ABC transporter ATP-binding protein, which yields MLSIEGLTHVYPNGTRALDGVSLQIPKGMFGLLGPNGAGKSTLMRTLATLQQPTAGSVRFGTIDIVAEPHLLRRTLGYLPQDFGVYPRVSAYDLLDHLALLKGITTKADRRATVETLLHQVNLWPHRKKAIAGFSGGMRQRFGIAQALIGNPQLVIVDEPTAGLDPEERNRFLNLLAAIGENVVVILSTHIVEDVADLCPRMAVLAEGRILLEGAPLALVDGLAGRIWKKAIDHRELDDWRARCEVISSRLFAGRTVIHVLADAPPDEGFVAAAGGLEDVYFSTLAQSRKAA from the coding sequence ATGCTCTCGATCGAAGGACTCACCCACGTCTATCCGAACGGCACGCGGGCGCTGGACGGCGTAAGCCTGCAGATCCCCAAGGGGATGTTCGGCCTGCTGGGCCCGAACGGCGCCGGTAAATCGACGCTGATGCGCACCCTCGCCACCCTGCAGCAGCCCACCGCGGGCTCGGTACGCTTCGGAACGATCGACATCGTCGCCGAGCCCCACCTCCTCCGCCGCACGCTGGGCTACCTGCCCCAGGACTTCGGCGTCTACCCCCGCGTCTCGGCGTACGACCTCCTCGACCACCTCGCCCTGCTCAAGGGCATCACCACCAAGGCCGACCGCCGCGCCACGGTGGAGACGCTCCTCCACCAGGTGAACCTCTGGCCCCACCGCAAGAAGGCGATCGCCGGCTTCTCTGGCGGCATGCGCCAGCGCTTCGGCATCGCCCAGGCGCTCATCGGCAACCCGCAGCTGGTCATCGTGGACGAGCCCACCGCCGGCCTCGATCCCGAGGAGCGCAACCGCTTCCTCAACCTGCTCGCCGCCATCGGCGAGAACGTGGTGGTGATCCTCTCCACGCACATCGTCGAGGACGTGGCCGATCTCTGCCCCCGCATGGCGGTGCTCGCCGAAGGGCGCATCCTCCTCGAGGGCGCGCCGCTCGCTCTCGTCGACGGCCTCGCCGGCCGCATCTGGAAGAAGGCGATCGACCACCGCGAGCTCGACGACTGGCGCGCCCGCTGCGAGGTGATCTCGAGCCGCCTCTTCGCGGGCCGCACGGTGATCCACGTGCTCGCCGACGCGCCGCCGGACGAGGGCTTCGTCGCCGCAGCCGGCGGCCTCGAGGACGTCTACTTCTCCACCCTCGCCCAGTCCCGGAAGGCAGCGTGA